The following proteins come from a genomic window of Leopardus geoffroyi isolate Oge1 chromosome A3, O.geoffroyi_Oge1_pat1.0, whole genome shotgun sequence:
- the LGALSL gene encoding galectin-related protein has translation MAGSVADSDAAVKLDDGHLNNSLGSPVQADVYFPRLIVPFCGHIKGGMRPGKKVLVMGIVDLNPESFAISLTCGDSEDPPADVAIELKAVFTDRQLLRNSCISGERGEEQSAIPYFPFIPDQPFRVEILCEHPRFRVFVDGHQLFDFYHRIQTLSAIDTIKINGDLQITKLG, from the exons ATGGCGGGATCCGTGGCCGACAGCGATGCCGCGGTG AAACTAGATGATGGGCATTTAAACAACTCTTTGGGCTCTCCAGTTCAAGCCGACGTGTACTTCCCACGACTG ATAGTTCCATTTTGTGGGCACATTAAAGGTGGCATGAGACCAGGCAAGAAGGTGTTGGTGATGGGCATCGTAGACCTCAACCCAGAGAG CTTTGCCATCAGCTTGACCTGTGGTGACTCTGAAGACCCTCCCGCCGACGTGGCAATTGAACTCAAAGCTGTGTTCACAGACCGGCAGCTACTCAGAAATTCTTGTATATCTGGGGAAAGAGGTGAAGAACAGTCAGCAATCCCTTACTTTCCATTCATCCCAGACCAGCCATTCAGG GTGGAAATTCTTTGTGAGCACCCACGTTTCAGAGTGTTTGTGGATGGACACCAACTTTTTGATTTTTACCACCGCATTCAAACGTTATCTGCAATCGACACCATAAAGATAAACGGGGACCTCCAGATCACTAAGCTTGGCTGA